Proteins from a genomic interval of Cyanobacterium sp. T60_A2020_053:
- a CDS encoding NAD(P)H-quinone oxidoreductase subunit N has product MDFSSQIASQLNAMTILPEGIVITTLLLVLIVDLILGRKSASLLPYLAMIGLVGAVGALIWNWDSPNPQSFLGSFIGDNLSIVFRIIIALSTAITIAMSVTYIENTGTSLSEFIAIMLTATLGGMFLCGASELVMIFVSLEMLSISSYLMTGYMKRDPRSNEAALKYLLIGAASSAIFLYGLSLLYGLSGGLTKITEIASVITPGKGLESLGLAIALVFVIAGIAFKISAVPFHQWTPDVYEGSPTPVVAFLSVGSKAAGFAVAIRLLATAFNPMDEQWQFIFTALAILSMVLGNVVALAQTSMKRMLAYSSIGQAGFVMIGLVADSQAGYSSMIFYLFIYLFMNLGAFTCIILFALRTGSDKISDYAGLYQKDPLLTLGLSLCLLSLGGIPPLAGFFGKIYIFWAGWQEGLYGLVLTALVTSVISIYYYIRVVKMMVVKEPQEMSEVVKKYPVVRWSGVGMRPMQISLVLLVIATSIIGILSNPIVTIANDSVSSSSFLQSALNPVESVIDVSLR; this is encoded by the coding sequence ATGGATTTTTCTAGTCAGATTGCTAGTCAGTTAAATGCCATGACGATTTTACCCGAAGGAATCGTCATCACAACTTTATTATTAGTTTTAATCGTTGATTTAATATTGGGGCGTAAATCAGCTTCCCTTCTTCCTTATCTCGCTATGATTGGTTTGGTTGGGGCGGTGGGCGCTTTAATTTGGAATTGGGATAGCCCTAATCCCCAATCTTTCCTAGGCTCTTTTATCGGTGACAATTTAAGTATTGTTTTTCGTATTATCATAGCGCTCTCCACCGCTATCACCATCGCCATGTCGGTGACTTATATCGAAAATACTGGCACATCCCTGTCTGAATTTATCGCCATCATGCTAACTGCCACCCTAGGAGGAATGTTTCTCTGTGGCGCGTCAGAGTTAGTGATGATTTTTGTATCCTTAGAAATGTTAAGTATTTCATCCTATCTCATGACAGGTTACATGAAGCGCGATCCTCGCTCTAACGAAGCCGCGCTAAAGTATCTCTTAATTGGGGCAGCGAGTTCAGCCATTTTCCTTTATGGGTTATCGTTACTATATGGTTTATCTGGTGGTTTAACCAAAATTACCGAAATTGCCTCAGTCATCACCCCTGGTAAAGGTTTAGAATCTCTCGGTTTAGCCATTGCCTTAGTATTTGTTATCGCTGGAATTGCCTTTAAAATTTCTGCTGTGCCTTTCCATCAATGGACTCCAGACGTTTATGAAGGTTCACCAACTCCCGTGGTTGCTTTCTTGTCTGTGGGTTCAAAAGCCGCTGGTTTTGCCGTTGCCATTCGTTTACTAGCCACTGCTTTCAATCCCATGGATGAGCAATGGCAGTTTATCTTTACCGCTTTGGCAATCCTTAGTATGGTATTAGGTAACGTGGTGGCATTGGCTCAAACTAGCATGAAAAGAATGTTAGCTTATTCCTCCATCGGTCAAGCTGGTTTTGTGATGATTGGCTTAGTTGCTGACAGCCAAGCTGGTTACTCTAGCATGATTTTTTATCTCTTTATCTACCTGTTTATGAACTTGGGCGCATTCACCTGTATTATTTTGTTTGCCCTCAGGACTGGTAGTGATAAAATTAGTGATTATGCTGGGTTATATCAAAAAGACCCCTTACTCACTCTTGGATTAAGCCTCTGTTTGCTCTCTTTGGGCGGTATTCCACCTTTAGCTGGATTTTTTGGTAAAATTTACATTTTTTGGGCAGGATGGCAAGAAGGGCTTTATGGCTTAGTTTTAACGGCTTTAGTTACCAGTGTTATTTCAATCTACTATTACATTCGAGTAGTGAAAATGATGGTAGTCAAAGAACCTCAAGAGATGTCCGAAGTAGTGAAAAAATACCCCGTCGTGCGCTGGAGTGGTGTTGGTATGCGCCCCATGCAAATTTCTTTGGTGTTATTGGTGATTGCTACTTCTATTATTGGCATTTTGTCCAATCCTATCGTTACTATTGCTAATGATTCTGTTAGTAGTAGTAGCTTTTTACAATCAGCTCTCAATCCTGTGGAGTCTGTAATAGATGTTAGTTTAAGATAG
- a CDS encoding universal stress protein, with translation MFKRCLICTDLTEGLQRLSKFVEDLGAGGLEEITFFHSVPLWTQGEIPRVDTDKINEAKAFLNNSLPSIPDGMTVNIEVASGDASNTILEAVKKFNCDFVIIGTALKNAIQKGIFGSTATKLTKKLNVPIMILRPQLISIFREEELALRCRHLNDFWLIPYKGGKSSNYLIKKIKQYATDKVISKGHKILLLTVIEDISRSPLLIEDNFNRAKKELEKIKQDLDSLGMDVDYLVKKGDPIPETLNVALEYDISAIALADDHDNILLDWTLRTFGQEILHRSWFPLFYIHYVED, from the coding sequence ATGTTTAAGCGTTGTTTGATTTGTACTGATTTAACGGAAGGTTTGCAAAGACTAAGCAAATTTGTTGAGGATTTGGGCGCTGGTGGGTTGGAAGAAATTACCTTTTTTCATAGTGTACCTCTTTGGACTCAGGGTGAGATTCCCCGTGTGGATACTGACAAAATTAATGAAGCAAAGGCTTTTTTAAACAATAGTTTGCCTTCTATTCCTGATGGCATGACTGTTAATATTGAGGTTGCTTCAGGAGATGCTAGTAATACTATTTTGGAAGCAGTAAAAAAATTTAATTGTGATTTTGTTATTATCGGCACAGCTTTAAAAAATGCTATACAGAAAGGTATTTTTGGTTCTACTGCCACTAAGTTAACCAAAAAATTAAATGTTCCAATTATGATTTTACGTCCTCAGTTAATCTCTATATTTCGGGAAGAGGAGTTGGCTTTACGTTGTCGTCATTTGAATGATTTTTGGTTAATTCCTTATAAAGGAGGTAAATCTTCTAATTACTTAATCAAAAAAATTAAGCAGTATGCCACTGATAAAGTTATTAGTAAGGGTCACAAAATTTTATTATTAACCGTAATTGAAGACATTTCAAGGTCTCCTTTGTTAATTGAAGATAATTTTAATCGTGCGAAAAAAGAATTAGAAAAAATTAAGCAAGATTTAGATTCTTTGGGTATGGATGTGGATTATTTGGTGAAAAAAGGTGATCCTATTCCTGAAACTCTTAACGTAGCACTGGAATATGATATTAGTGCTATTGCTTTAGCTGATGATCATGATAATATTTTGTTGGATTGGACTTTGAGGACTTTTGGACAAGAAATTTTACACCGTAGTTGGTTTCCTCTCTTTTATATTCACTATGTAGAAGATTAG
- a CDS encoding CoB--CoM heterodisulfide reductase iron-sulfur subunit B family protein, producing MLRYAYFPGCVAQGACRELHISTVAISQVLEIELIELKKASCCGSGTFKEDSQLLEDTVNARNIALAESLNLPLLTHCSTCQGVIGHVDERLKEAKLNNPNYLNEVNGFLTKENCSPYQGTTDVKHLLWALVGDYGLDKLQTKVKKSLAGLKCASFYGCYLLRAQKNLPFDDPFHPESMENVFRALGATPVYYDGRIKCCGWPLASYATKQSFMMAGNNLLDAKGKGADCIVTPCPLCHLNLDSRQPEVEKVVQEKIGLPILHLPQLIGLALGIEPDKLGLDHHVVSTQGVLDKLCS from the coding sequence ATGCTTCGTTATGCTTATTTTCCCGGTTGTGTAGCCCAAGGCGCTTGTCGAGAGTTACACATTTCTACTGTTGCCATTAGTCAAGTATTAGAAATAGAATTAATTGAACTCAAAAAAGCCTCTTGTTGTGGCTCTGGTACTTTTAAGGAAGACTCTCAACTATTAGAGGATACTGTCAACGCTCGTAATATTGCCCTCGCTGAGTCCCTTAATTTACCCCTTTTAACCCACTGTAGCACCTGTCAAGGGGTTATTGGTCATGTGGATGAAAGACTGAAAGAGGCAAAACTTAACAACCCTAATTATTTAAACGAGGTTAATGGTTTTTTAACCAAAGAAAACTGCTCTCCCTATCAAGGCACCACAGATGTTAAACATTTATTGTGGGCGCTGGTGGGGGATTATGGTTTAGATAAGTTGCAAACAAAGGTCAAAAAATCTTTGGCTGGGTTGAAGTGCGCTTCTTTTTATGGTTGTTATTTACTCCGGGCTCAAAAAAACCTTCCTTTTGATGATCCTTTTCATCCTGAATCTATGGAAAATGTGTTTCGGGCGCTGGGGGCTACTCCTGTGTATTACGATGGTAGGATAAAGTGTTGTGGTTGGCCTCTAGCGAGTTATGCGACAAAGCAATCTTTTATGATGGCAGGAAATAACTTACTTGATGCTAAGGGGAAGGGCGCTGATTGTATTGTTACCCCTTGTCCATTATGTCATCTCAACCTCGATTCTCGACAGCCTGAAGTAGAGAAGGTAGTACAAGAAAAAATTGGCTTACCGATTTTACATTTACCGCAGTTAATTGGCTTGGCTTTGGGTATTGAACCTGATAAATTAGGTTTAGATCATCATGTGGTTTCGACTCAGGGAGTTTTGGATAAGTTATGTAGTTGA